The genomic interval TGTCGTTCCTGCCGCTGGCGCACGTGTTCGAGCGGACGGCGGGACACTTCCTCCTGTTCGCCTCTGGCGCGACGGTCGGGTACGCGGAGTCGTCCGACACCGTCGCCGACGACATCCAGACGCTGTCGCCGTCGACGGTCACCTCCGTCCCGCGCATCTACGAGCGCATCTACGACTCGATGCGCGACCAGGCGGCCGGTTCCGCCCCGAAGGAGCGCATCTTCAAGTGGGCGGTCGGTGTCGCCCGCCAGTACGCTCGCGCCGACTCGCCCGGCGCGGCCCTGCGGGCCAAACACGCCGTCGCGGACCGTCTCGTCTACTCGAACGTCAAGGAGAAGATGGGCGGCAACATCGAGTTCTTCGTCTCCGGTGGGGGGAGCCTCTCGAAGGACCTCGCGCAACTGTTCATGGGGATGGGACTCACCATCATGGAGGGGTACGGCCTCACCGAGACGTCGCCAGTCGTCACCGTCAACCCGATGGAGGACATCCGCCCGGGAACGCTCGGCGTCCCCCTGGTGGACATCGAGACGCGCGTCGACGACGCGGAACTCGACGAGGACCAGAAACGCCGGGCCAGCGGCGACATCGGCGAACTGCAGGTGAAGGGGCCGAACGTCACCCGTGGGTACTGGGAGCGTCCCGAAGCCACCGAGCGTGCGTTCACGAGCGACGGGTTCCTCAAGACCGGCGACATCGTCGAAGTGACCGACGACGGCTATCTCGTGTTCCACGAGCGTCTCAAGCAGATCCTCGTCCTCTCGACCGGGAAGAACGTCGCGCCCGGTCCCATCGAGGACGCGTTCGCCACCACCGACCGGGTCGACCAGGTGATGGTCATCGGCGACAGTCGGAAGTTCGTCAGTGCGCTCATCGTCCCCAACTTCGAGGCCATCGACAACTGGTCTGACCGCTACGACGTCGACCTGCCGGACGACCGCGCCGCCATCTGCGACGACGACCAGGTCAGGGCGTACGTCCAGACGGTCGTCGACAAGGTGAACGAGAAACTGGAGAAAGAAGAGCAGATCAAGCGGTTCGAACTCGTCCCCGAGGAGTGGACCGCCGAGAACGACCTGATGACTCCCTCGCTGAAGAAGAAACGCCGGAACATCCTCGAACGCTACCAGGGCGAGGTCGACCAGATATACGCCGACGCCGAAGCCGAGAAGGAGGCCGCACGCGCACAGAGCGACGACTGAGACCAGAACCCAGTCGATAGCCTTCTTCTCCTATCCCGGAACTCTACGTCGCCCGCCAGAGTGCGTCGGTGTGAGCGACAGCCGGCGACTCGCATAGGTGTCGCTGGACGGTCTCCACACGATAGTCGAAAGGTATCGGGGTTCAGACGGGGCCGTCGTCCTCGTCGCGCGGGTTCTCCATGAACGGGAGCCGCCCGTGCATCGACGTGGTCTGGACGACGGCGGAGATGGCGAGGAGGACGAAGAAGCCCACCGCCCAGACGGCGGGCGAGAGTTGTGAGACGATAGGGGCGGAGATGTCCGCCGCGACGACGGCCCCGGAACCGAGCGCAGCGAGCGAGACGTAGTACGCGGCCCAGTTGAGGTCCCGGCTCGGGACCCCCATGTACGCCTCGATGTCGCGGATGCGGTCCTCCAGGTGGACGACCTTGTTCTCGCCGTCGTAGCTGACGATGCCGAGTTCGTCGAGTTTCGGCAGATGTGTCTGATGAAGTGACACGTACGCGCTTTGACGCTTCTGTCGGGGCGGCGGTCGTTCGCCGGTCTCCAGACCGGCGACCTGCTCGGACAGTTCGCCGACGTCCAGCGACCCCTCTGCGCCGCGGAGACAGTGTAGCGCCAGTCGTCGCCGGTCGTTCCGCAGGACGTCGTATATCTCGCCTTCTTCGAGTGGTTGGTGTGCTCCTATCGCCATTCTCCCACCGGACCTGACAGGTCGTTACTGATGAGTGTCTCCGAGTGGTCAAAAAGGCTGCGGGAATACGGCCGGCCGGACGGCGGTCAGGGTCAGGCGGAACGGGGCGAACTCACCCGAATCACGCCAGCCAGTCGTCGGGTTTCGTGTCGTAGTCGATGTCCGTCGCGGCGAGGTGTTCGACGTCGTCCCACGCCAGCTCCTCCGTGGTGACGCGGTCGCCGTCGTAGCGGACGAGGACGCCGACCTCCTCCGGGACGGGTTCGCGGTCCCGACGCCGGGCGACCTCGACGTCGTGGTCGTCGAGTCGCTTGGTGATGGTCTTGAGGTTCACCGGGCGTCCCCACAGTTCGAAGACGCGTTCGAGCACCTGCTTGGCCTGCTTCAGGTCGAGCATGACGCCGTTGTACTGGTGGGCGAGCAGCAGTTCGTTGCGGTTGTTGTAGTTGGCGTCCTCGACGGCGACGGTCGGCTTGCCGAAGTTCGTGAACTGCAACATCAGCTTCTTCTTCACGTCCTCGACGTCGGTGCTGGTCGCGCGGTAGTCGCGCGTCGAGTGCGTGAACTCGTACGTGAAGTAGTGGTTCTGGTCGACGAACTCCTGGCTGAGGAACTCGTCGAGGAACGTCACGTCGTTGTGGCTCTCGCGGATCTCGCGCATGCGGTCCCAGCCCGCACAGCGGTCGACGTCGGCGAGCGCCTCCTCGACGTCGGCGTAGCGCGCGTCGTCGAACATGTACCGCGCGATGCGTTCGAGGTCCGACTGCGCGAGGCGCTTGAGGAACCCGCGGTGCTGGCGCTTCACGAGCGAGTAGTGGCGCTCGCAGAGGCCCTCGTAGGTGAGCACCTTCCACGGGTAGCGGTCGACGTCCACCTCGCCCGCCCGTGCCCGCTCCAGTTCGTCGGCGTCGACGCGCGAGTCGTCGGGGTCCAGGGCGTCGAGCGAATCGGCAGAGATGCTGTCGAGCGCGGCGTCGGGTTCGAGCGCCGCCTGTACCTCGTCCAGGTCGATGCGGTCGTGGAAGTTGCGCCACGTGACGCCCTCCACGCGGAGGAGTCGCTCGGCGACCTCCCGGCGGTTGGTGGCGTTCTCGATGTACTCCCAGAGCTCCTTCCCGAGCTTGTACGGGTTGAACCCCGGCGAGTTGAGCACCTGCGCCTGGTGGTCGGCGTAGTCGAGGAACTCGTCGGCCTCGGCGAACCCTTCCTCGCCCATCATCATCGACTCCCAGTAGGCCGCCCACCCCTCGTTCATCACCTTCGTCATCTTCTGGGGGGCGAAGTAGTACGACTCGCGGCGCAGGAGTTCGAGCGTCTCGCGCTGCCAGTCGTCGTACTCGACGGCTCGTTCGGACTCCTCGTCGTAGGCCATCCCGTGGGTCCGGAGGAAGGCGAGCACGTCGAGTTCGGGTTCCTCGGGGAACTTCCCGCCGCCCTCGTCGGGTCGCTGCGCCTCCAGCCACTCCTCGTCGAACACCTGCTGGCGGACCTCCTCGCTCAGCCCGAGGCTGTCGAGCTGGTCGGCGATGTCGTCCAGTTCGGCGTGGTCGCCGTCGCCCTCGATGGTCGTGAACGGTCGGTGCTGGTCGATGCAGTCCTCCAGACAGAGCACGTTGTCTATCCACGCCTCGACGGCCTCGCGGTCGACCTCCGGGTCGTCCATGTACGACTCGATGGTGTCGGCGTGGCCCTCCAGCATCGCCGCCGCGTTCGGGTCGTCGGCGAACAGGCCGAACCACTGGTTGTTCTTGAAGAAGTCGGCGTGGGCCTCGACGTGCGTGATGACCGCCTTTTGGTCGGCCATCGCGTTCGACTCCTGCAGGAACGCGTGGCTCGGATTGTCGTTGTTGACGATCTCGAACGCCTTCCCGCCGAGGAACTGGGTCTGCTTCTGCTGGCGGTCGTACTGCATCCCCCACCGCCAGTGGGGGTAGCGTTCCTGGAACCCGCCGTAGGCGATGAGTTCGTTCATCTCGTCGTAGTCGACGATCCAGTACTTGACGGGGAACGGGTCGAGGCCGAGTCGTCGCGCGAGGGCGTTCGCCTCGCGGACCGGTTCCTCTAGCTCCCCGGCGATGCGCTGCTTCTGTAGTCGTTCGGTGTCCGAGTCACTACTCATCGTTGCTCTCCGTGCTGAGGATGGTGTAGATGGCGCCGACCACGTCCTCCGGCCCGGTGACGTAGGCGACGGCCACGTCGCCGCTGTCGCCGAAGTGCCGTTCGACCTCCTCGGCGTGGGTCGCGTTGATGGCGTTGCCGCTCGGCTGGGTCTCCACGTACGCGTGGAGGTTGGCCGGAATCTGCTCCATCAGCGGCACGACGCGCTCTTCGGTGTCGTTCGACGAGTTCTCCGAGTCGCCCGCCGCGAACACGTAGCGGTTCCACTCGCTCCACGGGTACTCCTCCAGCAACTCGGCGGCGAGTTCGTACGCGCTGGAGATTCGCGTCCCGCCACCGGAACGGATGCCGAAGAACTCCTCGCGGTCGACCTCCCATGCGTCGGCGTCGTGGGCGATGTAGACGAACTCCGCGTTGTCGTACTTGCCCGTCAGGTACCAGTCGAGCGGCGTGAACGTCCGCTCGACCAGCTCCCGCTTCTTCTCGCGCATGCTGCCCGAGACGTCGCGAATGTTGACGACGACGACGTTCTTCTCCTTCTCCTCGACGATCTCGGGGTAGCGGTAGCGCTCGTCCTCGCGGCGGAACGGGACCTGCTTGAGTCCCTTCCGGCGGATGCGCTGGGCGGTCGACTCGCGGTCGATGATGGCGGTCATCTGGTCGATGCTCGCCCACCGGTCGCGCTCGTCCTCGGGGATGTCCGTGTACGCGTCGACGATCCAGGCGTGGGAGACGGGGATGTTCTGCTCGCGCGCCCACGCGTACACCTCGTCGGGACCCCAGCCCTCGACGCGCAGTGCCTCGCGGATGTAGTTCTCGTCGAACTCCATCGCGAGTTTGCGCTTCAGCCCCTGCTTGAACAGGCGCTCGAAGTCGAGCGTGCTCGCGGGACCCGTTCGGGTGATGTCCGTGTAGTCGCCCTCCGTCTCCTCGACGACCTTCTTCCCCTTCGGGTCGAGGTCGAGGCCGAGTTCCTCGTCGAGCTCCTGGGCGAACTCCTCGGGGTCCATCTCGTAGTACTCGTGTTCGCCGCCCTCCTCGCCGGGGTCGCCGTCCTCGTCACCGTCGCCGGGTTGTGGCTGTGGCTGGCCGACGGGGTCGCCCGGTTGCGGCGTCCCGCCGTCGCCCTGACCCACGCCGCCCTTGTCCAGCTGGTCGTACTCGAAGGCGGGCAGGTCGACGATCTTGATGGGTATCTTCACCTCGTCCGGGAGGCTCTGTCCGAGGTCACCGTACTGGATGAACTCGGAGAGGTCCTGGCGGCGCTGCTCGCCGACCTCCCGGTAGCGTTCGAGGTCGTCTCTCAGTCCCATCGGTAGCTCACCTGGCTCATGACGTGTCTGCTGGTCAGTTCCGCGGAGGCCTCGCTGTAGTCGAACAGCTCCTGGAGGTTCCGGACCGTCCGCTCCTTGACGCTCGCCGTCTCCGTCCCGCTCGGTGGGTCGTCCCACTGGCGGGGGTCGAAGTCCTCGTAGGTGCGGCGGACGTCGTCCCAGTCGTGGCTGCCGAGGATGGTCGAGATGACGGGAATCTCCTTGAGGTTCACGTCGCCGACGCGGAACTCCTCGTCGCGGTTGCGCCACGCGTGGCGGTTGAGCGCGGTGATGACCTTCTCCGTCCGGAAGTCGGTCACGGCGGGTCCGGCCTCGGTGCCCTGGAAGTGGGTCTCGTCGAACCGCCCGAGGTGCTCTATCTCGAACACCTTCATCAGCAGCGGGTCGGGTTCGACGAGTTCGCCCCGCTCGTTCTCTATCTGCTCGTTCTCGACCCAGGCGTAGACGTGCTCGACGTACTCCTCGACGGTCTCCTCGTCGACGCGCTTCTCGCGCATGATGCCCGCGAGCACGTCCTCCTCCTGACGCGAGAAGATGCGGTTCTTCACCTGGACGACCCGGTTCTCGAACTCGGTACGTTCGGAGTCCGAGAAGACGGGGGCGTCGATGAACCCGCGTGCCATCCGGTTCAGTACGTCGCGAGGCATGATGACGTGCTCGACGGGGAGCTCCGGGTGGTGACGGTCGGACTCCTCGTTGAGCAGGTCGGCGACGATGTCCCGCGTGAACGTCACGGGGATGCCGTGTTCGCCGTCCTCAGCGTCGTGGCCGAAGTCGAAGTCGTCCTTGTCGCGGCGCTCGTCGCCGTCGCGGATGAACCCCGCGTCGAACAGGAGCGCCTTGTCCACCAGGTCGAGGCCCGTCGGCAGGTCCTCGGTGTCCAGTCGGCTCACCACGTCGTAGAGCGCCGCCGCCTCGATGGCGTGTGGGGCGAGTTCCTTCGTGTTCACCCGGCGTTCGCTGTCCCGGACGTCGATGTGGACCGGCTGGCGTATCTGCTCCTCGAGCTGGTCGTAGTTCTCGGCCGTCCACACCGTCGTCTCGTTGGTGAGTTCCCGACGGAGGAGCTCCGCTTCGAGCGAGAGGTTCGTCAGGTAGTGGAACTCGTGTTTGTCCAGCCGTCGCTTGAGCGCCTTCAGCGGGTCCTGTCCGGCGCGTTCGGCGTGCTGGTTGAGCTGTGCTTCGAGGTCCGGGTTCGAGATGATGATGAGCTGGGTGTCGATGTCCATCCCGATGCCCTTGTCCAGCTTCACGTGCGCCTCGTCGGGCACGTTCAGCAGTTTCTGGAGCAGGTCGGCGTGCTGGGCGGCGTCCTCGACGAGCGTCAACAGCCCGTTGCCCTGCGAGAGGACGCCGTCGTAGCTGAACGCCTGCGGGTTCTTCCGCCCCCGCGAGTTCAGCGCCTGCAACATCCCGTGCATCCACGACCCGACCAGTCGCTCCTTGGGCGACCCGTCGTCCTCGGAGTGGAGGACGCCGATGCCCTGGCCGACGTCCATCACGACGTTCTTCACCCGGAGGTGTTTCGGGTCGGTGACCGCCGAGAACAGGTCCTCGCGACCTTTCCGGCGGTACTGCTCTTCGAGGAAGTCGTACGCCTCCCGGCAGAACGGGTCGAGATCCGTCTCGACCGTGATGGGGATGTGGTCGTCGAGCGACCCGTTCAGTTCGCTCAAAAGTTCCTGGCGCACCTCGCGCGGGAAGACGCTCAGCGGGTGGGCCTGGACGGGGCTCTCGTACCACGCGTCGTCGTCGGTCGGCGAGGCGTCGTCGTAGGTGAGGCCGCCGCCCGCGTCGGACCCGGAGATGTTCCACTCGACGGTGTAGCGTCGTCCCTCGTCGGTCTTGGAGAACTCGCGGAGCCCGTTGATGAGACAGCGCTTCAGTTCGGACTTGCCGGTCGCCGTCGGGCCTTCGAGCCAGACTATCTTCTCCTCTTTGCCTCGGCGAGCGGCGATGGAGCGCAGGTCGTCGACGAACTCGTTGAGCACCTCGGTGTTGCCGAGGATGGCGTGCTCGCCGTCGTTGTGCGGGTCGTCGAAGAAGCGGTAGCGCTCGTTCTCCTCGCCCTCCTCGACGACGGTCCGGGTCCCGGAGGCTTCGATGGCTTCGAGGAGGTACTTCGAGGCGTGGGCGGCGAGGTGCGGGCGTTCGAACAGGCGGTCGACGTACTCCCCGAGGCTCATCGGCTCCTCGTAGGTGTCGGTGAGCGCGCGGTCCGCGTCGGCGATGAAGTCGTGCGTCATGGTGGTCTCGTGGCGGTCATGGCGGAATCACGGGTGTCAGTCCTCCATCTCCGTCTTGGCGACCTCCGCGCCGGCGAACTCCAGCACCTCGCGGGCACCTTCGGGGGAGTAGCCCTGGTCGACGAGCGCGCTGATCCACGCGTTGCGCTCGTCGTCCTCCATCTCCCCGGACGACACCAGCGCCGAGAAGTTGATGTTGTGCTTCTTGTCCTCCCAGAGCTTGCGCTCCAGGGCGCGACGGAGGCGGTCGTTGTCCTGCGGGTTGAACGACGTCCCCTCGCGGGCGCGTCGGCTGACCCAGTTCGACACCTCCTGGCGGAAGTCGTTCTTCCGGTCCTCGGGGATGTTGAGTCGCTCCTCGACCGACCGGAGGAACTGCTCGTCCGGTTCGGTCTCGCGACCCGTTATCTCGTCTTCGATGGTGTCGTCGTCGATGAACGCCATGACGTGGTCCATGTACTTCTCGCCCTGGCGCTGTATCTCGTCGACGTCGTACGCCAGCGCGTGGCGGACGTCCTCGATGGCGCGCTCCTTGTACTCCTCGCGGACCATCTCCAGGTAGCGGTAGTAGCGCTCGAAGCGGTCCTCCGGAATCGAGCCGTGGTTCTCCAGATTGCCTTCGAGGTGGTTGAACGTCGTCAGGGGTGAGAGGAAGCCGCGACCGCGGTGCATCGAGTCCATGATTGCCTCGGCTATCTCGTCGCCGATGAACCGCGGGCTGACGCCCTCCATCCCCTCGCCGATCTCGGCGAGTTCGCCCGCCTCGTCGCGGAGCTTCTTCACGTCCACGTCCTCGGCGTCGTCTATCTCGCCGTTGTAGGCCTTCGCCTTCTGGACGATGTCGACGGTGCCACCCGAGGGCTCCTCGATGCGGGTGAGGACGCCGAACAGCCCCGCCATCTCCAGCGTGTGGGGTTCGACGTTTATCTCCGGCACGTCGGCGTTGTTGAGCATCTTCTGGTAGATGCGCGACTCCTCCTCGTACTGGAGGACGTAGGGGAAGTCGATGCGCTTGGTCCGGTCGTTGAACGCCTCCATCTTCTCGTCGCCCTTCTTGTCCTTGTACTCGGGCATGTTGGTGCGTCCGACGATGACCTGGTCGATGTCGATTCTGGGGTTGTTCTTCGGCTTGATGGTCTGTTCCTGGGTCGCGTGCAGGAAGTCGTAGAGGAACTCCCGCTGAAGCTTCAGCAGCTCCTCGCCGGAGAACAGCCCACGGTTCGCGTTACAGAACGCGCCCGAGTAGTCGAAGGCGCGGGGGTCGCTCTCGCCGTAGACGGCAATCTTGGAGTAGTTGACGTCGCCCGTCAACTCCGTCTCGTCCTGGTTCTTCTTGTCCTTCGGCTCGAACGTCTCGACGCACTGGCGCTTGTTCTCGTCGGCGACCAGTCGGATGACCTCGACGTGGTTCTCCAGCACCTGCTGGAGGTCGTCGTCGTAGTGTTCGAGCAGTCGGTCCATGTAGAACTCGCTGGCGGGGTCGAGCGCCTGCTCGTTCCGGATGGTGTACGGCGCGTCGAGTCGCTCGTTCAGCTCCTCGACCAGGCCGTCGCGCTGGGAGAGCGGAATCAGGACGATGGGGTCCTGGTTCATCGGACTGCGCACCACGTCGTCCGCGGGGTCCTGGTCTCTGATGACGTCACAGAGGTTGGTCCACCGGAACGTGTACATCCGCCCGTCGTCGCGGGCGGTGTAGTCCTCGAAGTAGGTCCGGACCTGTCGGTCGAAGTCGGACTTCCCGGAGCCGACCGGCCCGAGGAGGAGCTTGATGCGCTTCTCTGGACCCAGGCCACGAGCGCCAGACTTCACCTTGTTGACGAACTCGTGGATGGACTCGTGGATGTTGCGACCGTAGAAGGTGTTCTCGCCGTCGTTGAGGGGGTCCTCACTGGCGAGTCGGTACTCGACGACGCCGAGGTCCTCGTCGTACTCGGTGCCGTAGTAATCAAACATGTCCGCGACGCGCTGGTGTGCGTTCCGCGCGATGTGCGGGTCCTCGAAGACCTCTTCGAGATACCAGTCGAACGTGTGCGTCTGACGGAGGTCCGACGGTATCGAGTCACGGTACTCCTGACTGAGGTCTGCGAGCGTTTCCATGTCGCCTTTCATGGTATCACGGAGACGGATGTCTCGTTTCCCCCGGTGGGGACCGGGCAGCCACGCTGCACGGTAGCGTCGACGACCCACCCGTCGCGGCCGACATCGACCGCGAGGCCACCTCTCGCCCTGCGACACCCACTACCCGTTGTCGGGCTGGGGGCGAGCAGAGAGAAAGAGGTGAATGGGCGGGGCCACCGATACTGTGAATAGTGTGTTATGGCTTGCCATAGATAAACCTTGTCACAATACACCGTAATCCGATACGTTTCCACTGAGTTTTCCCCCGAGAAATCGCTACGCGTGGGCAGTTCGGACGGATCGTGCCGACTTCCGACGAGTTCGTGGGTTTAAGTCAGCACTGTCGAAACCCGACCACACGACACTTGCCCGCGCCGCGCGAACGACGGGTATGGACCACGATTCGTCGACCGA from Halomarina salina carries:
- a CDS encoding AMP-dependent synthetase/ligase, which codes for MATQRPSGTEPSWLEHEREYTDEVIGEDTLAVMFERSAERNQTRSAQRYKGGVYDRSLVAEGVVNAAPNGGYATLSYGDMRDIVHNLAAGFRDLGLSAGDRVGIFGNTRMEWAQSDFALLQAGGVVTTVYAESSPRQVEYLLDNPGATGVVVENQELLERVLEVEDELDLSFVVVMDEISGYDGREDVLTLGELHDRGAEVFDADEHASWLDERSPEDLASLIYTSGTTGRPKGVELTNANLRANVNQCRKRMGPRPDKPADMPAITAGSEALSFLPLAHVFERTAGHFLLFASGATVGYAESSDTVADDIQTLSPSTVTSVPRIYERIYDSMRDQAAGSAPKERIFKWAVGVARQYARADSPGAALRAKHAVADRLVYSNVKEKMGGNIEFFVSGGGSLSKDLAQLFMGMGLTIMEGYGLTETSPVVTVNPMEDIRPGTLGVPLVDIETRVDDAELDEDQKRRASGDIGELQVKGPNVTRGYWERPEATERAFTSDGFLKTGDIVEVTDDGYLVFHERLKQILVLSTGKNVAPGPIEDAFATTDRVDQVMVIGDSRKFVSALIVPNFEAIDNWSDRYDVDLPDDRAAICDDDQVRAYVQTVVDKVNEKLEKEEQIKRFELVPEEWTAENDLMTPSLKKKRRNILERYQGEVDQIYADAEAEKEAARAQSDD
- a CDS encoding DUF7344 domain-containing protein; translation: MAIGAHQPLEEGEIYDVLRNDRRRLALHCLRGAEGSLDVGELSEQVAGLETGERPPPRQKRQSAYVSLHQTHLPKLDELGIVSYDGENKVVHLEDRIRDIEAYMGVPSRDLNWAAYYVSLAALGSGAVVAADISAPIVSQLSPAVWAVGFFVLLAISAVVQTTSMHGRLPFMENPRDEDDGPV
- a CDS encoding SpoVR family protein, producing MSSDSDTERLQKQRIAGELEEPVREANALARRLGLDPFPVKYWIVDYDEMNELIAYGGFQERYPHWRWGMQYDRQQKQTQFLGGKAFEIVNNDNPSHAFLQESNAMADQKAVITHVEAHADFFKNNQWFGLFADDPNAAAMLEGHADTIESYMDDPEVDREAVEAWIDNVLCLEDCIDQHRPFTTIEGDGDHAELDDIADQLDSLGLSEEVRQQVFDEEWLEAQRPDEGGGKFPEEPELDVLAFLRTHGMAYDEESERAVEYDDWQRETLELLRRESYYFAPQKMTKVMNEGWAAYWESMMMGEEGFAEADEFLDYADHQAQVLNSPGFNPYKLGKELWEYIENATNRREVAERLLRVEGVTWRNFHDRIDLDEVQAALEPDAALDSISADSLDALDPDDSRVDADELERARAGEVDVDRYPWKVLTYEGLCERHYSLVKRQHRGFLKRLAQSDLERIARYMFDDARYADVEEALADVDRCAGWDRMREIRESHNDVTFLDEFLSQEFVDQNHYFTYEFTHSTRDYRATSTDVEDVKKKLMLQFTNFGKPTVAVEDANYNNRNELLLAHQYNGVMLDLKQAKQVLERVFELWGRPVNLKTITKRLDDHDVEVARRRDREPVPEEVGVLVRYDGDRVTTEELAWDDVEHLAATDIDYDTKPDDWLA
- a CDS encoding YeaH/YhbH family protein, giving the protein MGLRDDLERYREVGEQRRQDLSEFIQYGDLGQSLPDEVKIPIKIVDLPAFEYDQLDKGGVGQGDGGTPQPGDPVGQPQPQPGDGDEDGDPGEEGGEHEYYEMDPEEFAQELDEELGLDLDPKGKKVVEETEGDYTDITRTGPASTLDFERLFKQGLKRKLAMEFDENYIREALRVEGWGPDEVYAWAREQNIPVSHAWIVDAYTDIPEDERDRWASIDQMTAIIDRESTAQRIRRKGLKQVPFRREDERYRYPEIVEEKEKNVVVVNIRDVSGSMREKKRELVERTFTPLDWYLTGKYDNAEFVYIAHDADAWEVDREEFFGIRSGGGTRISSAYELAAELLEEYPWSEWNRYVFAAGDSENSSNDTEERVVPLMEQIPANLHAYVETQPSGNAINATHAEEVERHFGDSGDVAVAYVTGPEDVVGAIYTILSTESNDE
- a CDS encoding PrkA family serine protein kinase, coding for MTHDFIADADRALTDTYEEPMSLGEYVDRLFERPHLAAHASKYLLEAIEASGTRTVVEEGEENERYRFFDDPHNDGEHAILGNTEVLNEFVDDLRSIAARRGKEEKIVWLEGPTATGKSELKRCLINGLREFSKTDEGRRYTVEWNISGSDAGGGLTYDDASPTDDDAWYESPVQAHPLSVFPREVRQELLSELNGSLDDHIPITVETDLDPFCREAYDFLEEQYRRKGREDLFSAVTDPKHLRVKNVVMDVGQGIGVLHSEDDGSPKERLVGSWMHGMLQALNSRGRKNPQAFSYDGVLSQGNGLLTLVEDAAQHADLLQKLLNVPDEAHVKLDKGIGMDIDTQLIIISNPDLEAQLNQHAERAGQDPLKALKRRLDKHEFHYLTNLSLEAELLRRELTNETTVWTAENYDQLEEQIRQPVHIDVRDSERRVNTKELAPHAIEAAALYDVVSRLDTEDLPTGLDLVDKALLFDAGFIRDGDERRDKDDFDFGHDAEDGEHGIPVTFTRDIVADLLNEESDRHHPELPVEHVIMPRDVLNRMARGFIDAPVFSDSERTEFENRVVQVKNRIFSRQEEDVLAGIMREKRVDEETVEEYVEHVYAWVENEQIENERGELVEPDPLLMKVFEIEHLGRFDETHFQGTEAGPAVTDFRTEKVITALNRHAWRNRDEEFRVGDVNLKEIPVISTILGSHDWDDVRRTYEDFDPRQWDDPPSGTETASVKERTVRNLQELFDYSEASAELTSRHVMSQVSYRWD
- a CDS encoding PrkA family serine protein kinase, with product MKGDMETLADLSQEYRDSIPSDLRQTHTFDWYLEEVFEDPHIARNAHQRVADMFDYYGTEYDEDLGVVEYRLASEDPLNDGENTFYGRNIHESIHEFVNKVKSGARGLGPEKRIKLLLGPVGSGKSDFDRQVRTYFEDYTARDDGRMYTFRWTNLCDVIRDQDPADDVVRSPMNQDPIVLIPLSQRDGLVEELNERLDAPYTIRNEQALDPASEFYMDRLLEHYDDDLQQVLENHVEVIRLVADENKRQCVETFEPKDKKNQDETELTGDVNYSKIAVYGESDPRAFDYSGAFCNANRGLFSGEELLKLQREFLYDFLHATQEQTIKPKNNPRIDIDQVIVGRTNMPEYKDKKGDEKMEAFNDRTKRIDFPYVLQYEEESRIYQKMLNNADVPEINVEPHTLEMAGLFGVLTRIEEPSGGTVDIVQKAKAYNGEIDDAEDVDVKKLRDEAGELAEIGEGMEGVSPRFIGDEIAEAIMDSMHRGRGFLSPLTTFNHLEGNLENHGSIPEDRFERYYRYLEMVREEYKERAIEDVRHALAYDVDEIQRQGEKYMDHVMAFIDDDTIEDEITGRETEPDEQFLRSVEERLNIPEDRKNDFRQEVSNWVSRRAREGTSFNPQDNDRLRRALERKLWEDKKHNINFSALVSSGEMEDDERNAWISALVDQGYSPEGAREVLEFAGAEVAKTEMED